CAGCCAGTGCATCCGACAAGTAGTCGCCGTTCAGGTTCAGCGTCGCAATGACGTCAAAGTCCGTCGGACGCGTAAGAACTTGCTGCAGCGCGATGTCCGCAATCGCGTCTTTCACGATCAGCTTGCCGGCAGCTTCCGCTTCCTTCTGTGCTTTGTTCGCCGCGTCAACGCCTTGTGCATCTTTAATGCGGTCGTATTGACCCCAGGTGAACGTTTGGCCGCCGAATTCTTGCTCAGCCACTTCGTAACCCCAGTTTTTGAATGCGCCTTCGGTGAATTTCATGATGTTGCCTTTATGGACGAGCGTAAGCGATTTGCGGCCATGCTTGAGCGCGTATTCGATCGCAGCGCGTACAAGACGTTTGGAGCCTTCCGCCGAAACAGGCTTAATGCCGATACCGGACGTTTCCGGGAAGCGGATTTTGTTAGCGCCCATTTCTTTTTGCAGAAACTCGATTACTTTCTTCACTTCAGCGGAGCCTTCCTGGTACTCTATGCCCGCATAGATGTCTTCTGTATTCTCACGGAAAATAACCATGTTCACAAGCTCAGGACGTTTAACAGGCGAAGGAACACCGTCAAAGTAACGCACAGGACGCAAGCAGACGTACAGGTCGAGCTCCTGACGGAGCGCCACGTTCAGGGAACGGATGCCGCCGCCGATCGGCGTAGTCAAAGGACCTTTGATTGCAACGATATATTCGCGGATAGCGGTCAGCGTATCTTCAGGCAGCCATTCGCCGTGTGCATCGAATGCTTTCTGGCCGGCGAACACTTCATACCAAGCAATCTTTTTCTCGCCTTTGTATGCTTTCTCCACTGCCGCGTCAAGAACGCGTTTGGAAGCTTTCCAAATGTCGCGGCCTGTGCCGTCGCCTTCAATAAAAGGAATGATCGGATTGTTCGGAACCTGCAGGACGCCATTGTCGATCATAATTTTCTCGCCTTCGGTTGGGAGCGCGAATTTTTGAAGTTGCATGAATAAACTACCTCCTGGAATCTTCTAATGTTTTAAGAGCGGTTTACATAGCATGACGGGAGCCAGCCGGGCAGCCGTCAATATGCTGCGCGCCAACACCCCGTCACATCAAGGCGGCTTTTGTTCCGCCTGGCGGCTGGCAAATCTTATTTGCGCTGATCGATCGGTGTCACTTTCTGGTTTACCGGTCCAACGTATTCGGCACGAGGGCGGATCAGACGGTTATTCTCATACTGCTCAAGAATGTGCGCTGTCCATCCTGATACACGGCTGATTGCGAAGATAGGCGTAAACAGATCGCGCGGAATTTGAAGCGTAGTATAAACGGATGCCGAGTAGAAATCCACGTTCGGCTTCAAGCCTTTCTGGCCTGTTACCATCTCTTCGATCTTGACGGACATTTCGTACAATTCCATATTGCCGGTCAGCTTGCCGAGCTCACGGGACATTTTCTGCAAATGCTTCGCCCGCGGGTCGCCGTTCTTATATACCCGATGGCCGAAGCCCATAATTTTTTCTTTGTTCGACAGCTTCTCATTGATGTAGGATTCAACACCCGCAAAGGAGCCGATCTCTTCGAGCATTACCATAACGGCTTCGTTAGCGCCTCCGTGCAGCGGGCCTTTGAGAGCGCCGATAGCGGAAGTTACGCCGGAGTAAATGTCCGACAACGTAGCGACCGTGACGCGAGCGGCGAAAGTCGAAGCGTTCAGTTCATGGTCGGCATGGAGCACGAGCGCTTGATCAAGCGCTTTTACCGCTACTTGAT
This is a stretch of genomic DNA from Paenibacillus sp. sptzw28. It encodes these proteins:
- the icd gene encoding NADP-dependent isocitrate dehydrogenase → MQLQKFALPTEGEKIMIDNGVLQVPNNPIIPFIEGDGTGRDIWKASKRVLDAAVEKAYKGEKKIAWYEVFAGQKAFDAHGEWLPEDTLTAIREYIVAIKGPLTTPIGGGIRSLNVALRQELDLYVCLRPVRYFDGVPSPVKRPELVNMVIFRENTEDIYAGIEYQEGSAEVKKVIEFLQKEMGANKIRFPETSGIGIKPVSAEGSKRLVRAAIEYALKHGRKSLTLVHKGNIMKFTEGAFKNWGYEVAEQEFGGQTFTWGQYDRIKDAQGVDAANKAQKEAEAAGKLIVKDAIADIALQQVLTRPTDFDVIATLNLNGDYLSDALAAQVGGIGIAPGANINYLTGHAIFEATHGTAPKYADLDVVNPGSVILSGVMMLEHLGWLEAAELIYKGMETSINNKTVTYDFARLMEGAQEVKCSAFADEIIKNM
- the citZ gene encoding citrate synthase — encoded protein: MTATKGLEGIVATTSSISSIIDGVLTYRGIDIDDLAENASFEEVAYLLWYGKLPTQSELDDLLKQLGEYAPVPAGVLDQLKLYPKDANSMAALRTAISSLALYDESANDMSHEANIRKAIKLQAQLPTVVAAFARIREGKEPVAPKAGVSVAYNFLYMLSGQEPDQVAVKALDQALVLHADHELNASTFAARVTVATLSDIYSGVTSAIGALKGPLHGGANEAVMVMLEEIGSFAGVESYINEKLSNKEKIMGFGHRVYKNGDPRAKHLQKMSRELGKLTGNMELYEMSVKIEEMVTGQKGLKPNVDFYSASVYTTLQIPRDLFTPIFAISRVSGWTAHILEQYENNRLIRPRAEYVGPVNQKVTPIDQRK